Genomic segment of Mytilus edulis chromosome 12, xbMytEdul2.2, whole genome shotgun sequence:
CAACCTCTAGATTTTACCACGATTGACTCTGTTGAGTTGAGAGGACAATGTTTAAATTGTCGCTTGTTTCTtacaggtcaaggtcagatgacgaatcaaaatattaattcaaataaCCATCGGAGTATGTAATGCATATATCACACGTCATTCGATGAGAAAGTTACTATTAGAATGTACAGTTCAGTGAAAGACATACACAATATGGGATGCATGGCTTGTTTATCAtgtttgtaaaacatttttaaaacaggtACGGTAATTACTTTTATTCCTTatcatgaataaatatatattagaaaatatataataataaaacaaccaAACGAAAGTAAGCCAATTAAAAcctattaaatttaaatcaataaagtCCTCAAAACCAGACATGCATCAAGCTTTTTATTACCCGAACTAACAAAAATAGCAAATCTTTCTGTATGTTCACGAGTCAGCAACTTGCActggtttttgttttttctctatcgattaatgaattttgaacagcggtatactactgttgcctttatttatggctGACTATGTGGTAAAGgatttggtcattgttgaaggccgtacggtgacctatagttgtttatctctatgtcatttggtcacttgtggagagtgtCTCTTTTGCAATTAAACCGCATCtatttttaatattgtaaatTTCTTTGTAATAGACAAAATAATGTTTGCAAAGTTAACACTAATCTGGGCCTATTAGAAAACATGAATATAACATTCTGATTTCATTTCACAATGCAAGCAATAAGAACAATACATCAgtatatttgtatgtttattgATCTTTACATCAATCTTTATATCAATCTTTACATTGTTTATAAGTatttttcgtatcttttcaaGATAAAAACACACTTTTCCCATATACTAGTAGGTCGAGAGAAAGTTACACATTTGTAATACCTTTTATAATGTGTTATCGTTTATCATGTTATCTCATGACTGATTCAAGCATCCCTCGCACTGAATTGTCTCCCTTTTGTCGTATCAACTTGAAGCTGTTCTGGAGGAATGTTATCTTCGCCTAATGTAGAGCCATAGCTGGTATGTAATTATCAAACATACAATAAATCCGCTCAAGTTTCGTTTACAATATTATTGTTATCATCAACAAAGTTACAGTAGAAAATAACAGATCCTACGACGTGTCCATTCTGTAGTTTCCCGCCAACTGGTAAGCATCCAACTTGTTCGAAACCACCAATGCTTTCGATTATTTTAATCATTGCGACGTTGTTTGAGAATGTGTCGACATACATTCCCTTGTATCCCAACCGTTTTGCAAATTCCAACGACTTTCTCAAGGCAAATTCTCCCAATCTTTGTTTTCTCTCTGATTTTTCAACGATCACGAAAGGATCAGCTATAGCACCATGTCCCCGATAAAACTTACTAACTGCAATGATAACACCAGCTAAGAACGAACCACTATCTGGGCATTTTATTGCAAAAGAATGACTGCCCTTTATTTCTTTTCGGAACTCTTTTTCTGAATCAAATTCGTCTATACCGTATCCCTCGCCATTTTTTGCCGCTTCTTGAATCATATTGTATGTTTTTGTTAGTTCTGTTTCTGTCATGTAGTCAATAACAACCCTTCGACCGGTAGCGAGTGTGTCCATTTCTGGCAAGGCTAATAGCGATGTTGTAGTGGACGTCAACATTCTGAAAAACAAACACGTATGTTAAATAAAATTGCATGATTTTTTTCAGCTCCTTTTTTATCATTTActtaatatgtttttcttttgacTGAATTTGTAAGTCAAAGTTGACATAAGGCATGCCTAGAGAGTCTTATTCTTCAAAATTCACCTGgattaaacattttgataaatactattaataaattttttgaaaaaaaaaatagaataataataataatttgagAAAAACTAAAACAGTTATAATACATATGCATCGAATCTAGAATATAACTTTTTAACTTATTAATGCATACTTGTAAATTCTGACAAAACAGTTAACAACTTACCTTTAATATCTGACTATTCAAATTATGACGATAAAAAGGTAACAAATATGCAGTTATACTATCACTTGATGTGAAGGCTCTCGTAATGAatcaataaaataattcaaatgaattGTAAtccatatctttatatatatacacctGTGCAATAATAGTATATCAAGCAGTCACATGGTTCGTCACGTGACATGCATTCCAGATAATGACAATCATACCTACTTATGTATGAGGTGAGGTTGGCGATTTTGTCATCAAAGCAGCAAATCACGATTACCCCATTTCATTTGTTTATCCAGTTTAAATTACTGCTTCCAGAATTTTTATTACTTACGGCATATACTTGTCCTTCTccatatttgaaaatttgaacGTATGTGATCAGCGACTAATcatttgattttacttttaaaaatagtttgtgAACATATTTGTTGACATCAATAGAAATTATTTAGAATGTATGTTTACTAAACAAGGTCTCGTTTATTTGtagtattttgtatattttcgtTGCCTTTTGACatgcatgtttttattttttttaaatacaacaaaACAAGCAAGCATACATACATGCATGCGTGCCTTTATGTAAATATTACACTTATAAAGGGTAAGaattattacaaataataatactaataataataattcattattaaaaacgtctttcttttttaatttgaaaccaGTGAACAATGCACGCTAACTGTGCAAAATGTGCAAATGTATACTTGAGTAAggcgtttacatatctcaatatACTACTTCAGTTATGTCCTTCATCGGaaaaaatcgtcaatattgaacgttttgatgacgtcatttaccagatagagggtgCGGAACGCCTGTATTCATACAGTTATAACGTTCATCAAGTTATCGTGATTttgcaggataaactaaaaataatgttttaatcaCAATTTCCTAATGACAGCAGTGATTGATTGTAAATTCTGAGAACTCAATTTGCCAAATAATTCGTGTAATAAAACATCATAGTTTTCAACCACACGCTCAACATTGGAACGCAAGTGACGATGCCTCCAAACTCACGAATtttgttcactaaaaccaaagtttttgacggaagCGCATCGAAcccgaaagttgtctattgatgTAATCGCCATTGCGCATTCCGTACTTCGTTTCGCTCCGTTTCGAGTGTTTGCGATTCCATCaggtttagcatgtttagttttGAACTTGTTTGATATATGACTAAATTTGATGAATAAACGAGATTCGAATAGCTGTAAACAAAGTTGCATCTTTCCATTGTTAATCAGCTTCGGTTAGTACATTTTTACTGAATAGTTCATCAATTTGGGTTATGTTCAGTTGAATTCAGATGACTCTATCTAGATGAACATACAACATTTATAAAATCGTTAATACTTTGTTGCATTGTTGCAtagaaattaaatcacaaaaatactaactctgaggaaaattcaaaacggaaaatccctaataaaatggcaaaatcgaaaagCTAAACCACACCAATAACAATTGTCTTATTCCtatcttggtacaggcattttctaatgtagaacatggtggattaaacatagTTGTTTGAAAGctggctaaacctctcatttgtatggcAGTCGAATCGCAAAACattgtgaaaataatatttctttcttttaatcCTCGCTCAACTATAGTAGATTAAGCAGTTATGGAAAATTATAGGAACAATTTATAAATGCGTTAATGTTGCAAAATTTTTCATGAACAAGAATAATCATGTTAAAAGTGTAAAAttcaattgtttataaaaaaagcgTGATTATCAAGAAAACATTAAAGCCATGAACTTCGTGTTACCTTTTTTCGGACAATGAATCATTAATCATAATTTGAAATTAACAAACgagtaaaaaaagtaaattaacgaTGTAACACTTTACAAGATTGACTGACGTCATAACTTATAATGTAATTCATGTTTTACCTTGTTATATCCTTACCGTACAAAGACACAAATCTAGGACACTAATGATAATGACACTTATTACATAATGAATCAGAAATACTTACCTTGTTTTTAATAAACACAGTATATCAAGAGCACGTTTCATTAGTCAAtacataaagttgttttttttttaattataaaataagacttttttttcaattataaattgaaaaatatgcaAAACGATAAATGTTTGCAACCggaacataaaattaaaaataaactcaaTTTGAATTTGAGTAAACTACATTGCATTTTTATATTTGCAAAACATCCTTTTTCATACCCTTTGATAATTTCGTGtggtgtggttcgtttgatctcagttctttaTTAGTAAGAATTCATTTGTGACGTCAGtgcttttttttaatcttttctttGACTTTCAAATAGTGACGTCACGATAAAAGGCGACCGTACCTGATGATTAAAATAAGCGAACGGATCTCTAAAGccacgcgttttaaatttgaaaatttaactgtcttgtCAGACTGGTAAAATATTGTATCACACATTATGCAATGATACAATCTAAGTATGTAGGCAAACTGAAGAAGAAGCACACTACTACAtgtaataaactcatcatagatatcaggattaaattttgtattaacgacAGATGACGCTCGAaaccaaaaatgttaaaaaggccaaataacgtACGAATtcgaagttgacgagcattgaataccaaaattcctaaatgttttgccaagacagctaaggtaatctatatctGAGGTAGAaaggccttagtatttcaaaaactcaaaagttttgcaaacagtaaatttataaatatgaccatattaatgacaatttatgtcagcacaaaagtgctgactactgggctggtgataccctcggggaatttaaattccaccagcagtgacatcgatccagtggttgtaaataaattcatcatagataccaggattaaattgtgTATTACTtcagacacgcgtttcgtttccaaaagactcataagtgacgctcgaatccaaaaaagtcaaaaaggccaaataaagtacgaagttgaaaagcattgagaaaCCAAAATTGTAtagtctatatttacagaaagcAACTTATATGGGATGAAAAAAGAGCCTGTAGAATTTCACCAAATCTGGTTTATCTCAGagattttaatgaaattaattCAAACAGTTTTCTGAACATTTCATGAATATCGAAAAAAATCATGGGCCCAACTTTTGTGACCCACCATAatttcacagtttacagtatttAAAGCCCTGCAAAATGAATCCATAAAATAAGcatatttgtaatttaaattgttaaaaaatgcatatatttCCTCTTCGCAGTAATTAAAAAAACacgtttgttttaatttattatatgGATTTGATTCCTGTAATGGTCAGGTACTCTTCAGGAATTAAAAGTTGTGAATAATTGAATAGTTTCTACTCTATAATGTAACTTGTATCGTGCAAAGTCTATATGTTCACAATGATTTCCTTACTACATTCCTTACCGGTTGTTCATCGATTGTTCAATAATCATTTGTTAATGTTTACAAGTTcgtttttaaattgattgatgCAGTGTTTAAAATGACATCTGACCTCATATATTACAGATAAACAAAGTTCTTCCGGAaccatatatatacatttcttagtacatttgataaaaagaaaaatataaagatagaTGAAGAAAAGAACGAAAAAGAATTTATGTATTACAAAAGCAGCTTAGgagggtagaccttggttcagggagataactctttaaatcagtcagGAGTTTGTAAAAGACAAGTTTCATCAATGTAATTTAAGCATGTACCTGAAATAGATTGGAAATAATATATGTATCCtcgaagcttagaatatatttaggAAAATAGACTACACAAACGTTCTGattattttaagagttatttccctaaacctaggtctacctcctgaATTGGACATTGCTTATGATTGTTCAATCATCTTGTCTATTTTTTTCCGTTATATTCCGTATTTTCGATTTCATATTTAGTTTGTTTTGTCGAATTAAGGAAAATTACTTTACTCATTTTAACACGTGATCGGGTCACTATAATTACTTAGTATTTACCATCTTAGATTATAGTTCAACTGTCAGGTTCCTTGACCGAAAAAGTTGTTCTGATTTAATTTCAGTCACGAGTTGAATTTCCCCCCCGTGTTTCTTTTGGTTACATTAACAGAAGATGTCGTTTTTGGTTAAAAATCATAATTCGCTGATTTTCTATATGGATTTATTCTTCACAGATAATATCTCATAAGTTTCAGAGATGTAATTCACATGTGCttccccccccctcccccccccccccatgtatcatgattttatcaagtttttgataattataaatcAGTTGTTGGTGCTCTCTAGTATACTATGATATTTTGACTTGATAAAAGAAGAAATTGAAACTTCATTTATGAttaataaataaacttatcatagatatcaggattagaTTTtgaatttacgccagacgcgcgtctcgtctacaaaagactcatcagtgacgctcgaatccaaaacagttaaaaaggctaaataaagtacgaagttgaagatcaatGAGGATCAAAATTTCTAAAACTTGGGCCAAATACAGCTAACTTGAATGTAATCTAATCCTGAGGTATGATAGAGAGTTATATTGTAGAAGATTTTTTATTGAATACATCGTCCTTTAGAATTTAAGTATCTATCGTATTTATTTTGTCTCGTTTGCGTATACTTATTCCAATTATTTATGCTTACACGATGTGTATTGGCATCAATTCGGAACGATCGCACTGTTCTTTTGCAATAATACACTGCAATGCTTAACCAGTAAAATAGATATATTAACTTAGTTTCGCAGTGCACTATCGGGACAATGAACTTTATGTCAACCAGGAATAGATTGGTACATCAATTTGTCATATTAATTTTCGATTATCAAATTCAATTAAGACCTCACAGGTCAAAAAATCTTATtcaaacagaaataaaatgaACGTTTCCGTAATATATCACTTAATGACATTTTTAGtcgatttatatataaaaataatgagaaaaaacaaacatttcatcACCTTATGCGTGTTTGATAcctttgaaaaaaagtttattatgcaaatttaatttcaatataataaaacatCTCCGAGACCAATTaacattatattatatttatataatagttcttgaaaaacttgtcattatcgtgatatatggactgcccacaggacagtggtattgactaatatagtgataatgactgagccgaaggcgaggtcattatcgctgtcgcagtcaataccattgtcctacgggcagtccatgtatcacgataatgaccagtttttcaaaaactattatgtttatttcattgagaaaccatgttttggaaaattcgcataaattcaaaatgcttacagcgaactcgagtagttgtacgatttctatggcaaatagtgaagaccagtcgtagtaatactgccattcattttagtgcaatttttcagtatatataaatacttaatcaagttatctttcattttataattaacgaaaacatataataaacaattcaataacttaaatataatattaaaaacaggaacatgttttataaaaggtacatctctctaaacagagaaccacgccccaccggtaaTTAACAGAAAAATCACGCCCCAGTGGTCAATATCAGACGAAAACCACActccaacggtcattatcagacggaaatcACGCCCCACCGGTCGTTAACATGTAAAAGTTCGTTAACGACAAtttttctggtccgtttttttctgttaatgaccgatggaatttattactgaagaataatgaatgtcatgtgaccccttttaATCCAATAAGCCGGAGAATCatcttattctcaaccgatatgacATAAATAATGATACACATCTACATCTATTATTCGATCAGTTTGTATTTTCTAGTTTCCAAGGGTCATTGGAATCATACTTGGTTAAGCCTTCTGAGTCCCATGAAAGGTCACGCGTTTAAAACCGTGAAAGAAATGACAATCTTAAAGTAATTCGAATGATTCAGCGCCCTCTATCGGTCAGTGTAATGTAGCGATCAATAGTGagtcggaatataacgactggattattcgggttaatcTTAAATACGATCGATTATAAGTTCTGAAAGAAAGACAAGCAACACCGTAGAGCAATgaaaaacaaagaagaaaaaccaacagttaaaaataaataggtgaaacaatataatttataattaagcCGTTAGTTATTTCGTCAATCTCATTAAAATTAGCCAGCAGTTTTCGCTCCGACACTTTCCTCCTTATCTAGAATATCACAACATCGGATCTAAATGAGATTGgttatttcatttgaattgttttacatatttcatATCGAGACCTTTACGCTGACTATACGGTATAAGATGTCTCATTGTTGCGGCCGCACGTTAACCTATAGTTGCTTACGTTTAAGTCATTTGAACTCTGACGGAAAGATGTCTCAAATTGGACAATCATGACACCTTATTTTATATAAGAATAACGTAATAACAAGAAaccttgtacatttttttttaatgtttataatttgtttaacaTCATGTTTTCGTGTCAATCGTTATCAATTTCATGTCAATCTAATactatttgaaaacattttacaCCTTTTAACTTCTTCCGTCATTCTAACAAGATAAATGATATATATGATTACTTAACCTAGATATAGGTTAACTGTATTTTCAATTTGGCATAGATTAAGTTCATGTGTCTTTAAAATGAGACAACAATTAAAAAGGCATAACAAATCATCGACATTATCAATTCAGGACCAAAAAGGTTtgcaatactgtggattcattattattcgctAAATACCAAATTTCGTGGATTTTCGGGAAcatgtgaaccacgaattcaGATGTTCAATGAATACCAAATTTTTCTAAAGTCTGTGTATGTAGATATTGACCAAACCACGAAAGCAAATACAAACGAAAATGcatgttttcctcaatccatgaaaattgatacccacgaaaattaatgaatccacagtatgagaATCGTtactatttttacattttaacccAAATAAGCAACGGAGTCACCAATTGagcagattttttattttttcatttttattagaaTATTCGGAATCCTTTGGTTTTAATCATGTGATgcaatttattatatttataataaattatattttaatgtgagcatcattgatgagtcttatgtagacgaaacgtgcgtccggcgtactaaattataatcctagtacctttgataactattattaaaaCTTTTCTTTCTAATCCCTACTTTCATTTTCATAATtctaaaacatataattttaaaaagccATTTCTGAAAATCCTTGAAATAAAACCCAGCATCATTCCAAAGATGCCTGTCCCACACCAGGAGgctgtgattcagtggttgttatgtgttgctgtatatcatatttgatgttcgttcattattttatacaaacataaagccgttagttttctcgtttgaatcgttttacatttgtcatttcggagccttttttagctgactatgcggtatgggggaTTATCTATTTCAGATCCGGACTTGCATGTTTTTATGTAAAAcctttattaattttgtttggGTCAAAGCCGACAACTAGTGGTATATTTTAAGCATTGCAGTGATTGCTACCAGTCTTGTGCATGAAACTTACCTATTTGCTGTTCGTAaccaaaaaatacatgtatacttatAATTATCAAATTCATTGGTTTCGTTGAGAAAATGTTAGATTCGTACATGTACATGAAGTCTTCTTCAAGGACAGTTATATATTGAAGTATTAATTGATTGCTGTGCGCTTCGCGATTAGTTTGAAATGCCACTGGAAAATGGTGGTATATTGATTAGGGAcagatattttgtctttaaaacatgCAACCTATGGACCTACTAAAGAGTTGATGCAAGTGCAAATAGCGTGATACACTCCTCAGTCACAATATGTATCGGATGTAACGCGTCTATATTCTGAAAAGACAAAACGACGTTCGTGTACATCCCGCGCAACCAAACGGTCAGAACTAAGTAAGACTTTATATTGCTATTCCCCAGTCAATTTTGGGACAGAAAAATAATGTATACTATCTTTAAATTATAGAAGATAAATAAATGTTCAATTGGTGggtccttttaaatatttactttctttttttttgtcagaaaAGCTAGTTTGCTGCTTTTTGAACGTTCTCAGCAATGTTTAAACATAATCAGATTGTCTAAGAAATATTCTGCAGAAGGTACTTTAGAGATGCATGTGTAGCTTTTACAGTTATTGCAATGAAATGTatcttttttaaatactttgtcaaTGCATTGTTTAGAGAATAGCCGAAGCTCTTTCAAATGTTTACGAAAAAAGTGAACCTCCTTTCAACAAATAAAACATACACCAATGTTTGTAGATTGATAAATGTTGAGAGGTTATTGATTTATAAGAATCTGATCAAACTATTATCGAGACACTCTTACATTTTTTCATGCTGAAACTTCCGAAAAATATAACACAATAATAAATTAATGACGTGTTTATTTGAAGATTTCACATTTTGGTTCGTCACAGTATTAAACATTCTCGAGCTTTAACAGTCATAAAATTATAAAACCTCCACAGCTTTGACGAAAATATATGAGATTCATAAAATAATAAATCGAAATTTGTTGATTACGCATTCAAACATGTATGTTTAATCAGAATGGATACaccttaataaaatgcaaaactATAGTTTATCAGAAATACTCTTaataatcatagaaaatatactttttaattGATGCTTCATTTTTTGTTGTCAGATATTAGCAAATTACACAATATAAATACCAGGCCGAACATATATACAAGGGCATTGCTGTGACCGCGGTCATACAAATTGGTCAGTAAACATAGTGAAACAAGTTTTTGTGCTCGAAACACCAGGTTTggttttataggtttttttttaggtttttttaatGAGTTTGAGTACTCTAATATTTGTGACTGTGCGCCCTGGAAGTTTTCTGTTGAACAGGTATTCATATGACACAACACTTTACTCTGCCTGTTACccttttcaatttaattttttctctCATGTATAAATATGATGAAATGTGTATTCTTTATTGCTAGCAACTTCGATTGAAAACGCCAGCCTCCGCTTACAGTATCTACATACAAAACTGACGCGTTCGGTGACAAGTAATGTACGAGGGAATGATTgtgacaaaaaaagaaaaaatatatcgtGGACAGTTTTAATTGGCgggctactgtggattcattattttcgtGGGTagcaattttcgtggattgaggaaaacttgcatattcgtggttttgtgaaaatttgcatacattcctttagaaattttgtatttcgttgaacatttaaatttatggTTCTCCTGTTCCTACGAAATTCACGAAAATTTTTATCCAACGAATATTgataaatccacagtattttaAATGGCAGAAGAAGCCGGAGTTTTTAAAGTGAATCATTGGACCTGCAATAGACACAGCAAGAAAAATGTGTCTATAAACTTGAATATTAATTTTCTCTCATCGTTGTCagatacaattgtattatatgtctttgGTACAATATATGTAAAACACGGCTGAAGAAAatgcatgttttaattaattatataaatagatataggaagatgtggtatgagtgccaataagacaactctccatccatgtcacaatttatgaaaataaaccattataggtcaaggtacagtcttcaacacggagccttggcttataATTAAAGTTTATTTCATTGAAGGACAAACCCATGTAACATCAAGTTTAGCCTAGTTTAGTACAGTACTAGACAGAGTAAGACATGATTctaagttttgtttataaaacatgTGCTAGTGTGCAGACTGACAAA
This window contains:
- the LOC139498740 gene encoding uncharacterized protein, producing MLTSTTTSLLALPEMDTLATGRRVVIDYMTETELTKTYNMIQEAAKNGEGYGIDEFDSEKEFRKEIKGSHSFAIKCPDSGSFLAGVIIAVSKFYRGHGAIADPFVIVEKSERKQRLGEFALRKSLEFAKRLGYKGMYVDTFSNNVAMIKIIESIGGFEQVGCLPVGGKLQNGHVVGSVIFYCNFVDDNNNIVNET